In one Dunckerocampus dactyliophorus isolate RoL2022-P2 chromosome 9, RoL_Ddac_1.1, whole genome shotgun sequence genomic region, the following are encoded:
- the hspbap1 gene encoding HSPB1-associated protein 1 homolog, whose product MAAHTPAFSPDQAQRIVGHLQEPAVFLNMTHGWPVLHWTAENLCERLGDRSVRFRLGRKGETNVPLFETQCAYIEAKMAHFLSWVKGEDGEDVGPFCDYSSSEYWAYADYKYIAMLFADQPSMFEDVKWEVFGFEGRNGQESTLWIGSDGANTPCHLDSYGCNLVLQVQGRKRWHLFPPEDTSKLYPTRIPYEESSVFSRVDVLHPDLKRFPAFRSARAHTVTLQPGQVLYVPRHWWHYVESVDAITVSVNSWIELEDDYAARVGEAVTKTVVCALKSDENTDDWLNPTEEGVTSHNDNMHYINLAVQAYAQRRRTNQVNSDTHAAKRDSSGQIRRRDRDAVPFGPCLLPVRHLPVEHGGAGPYAQGDHNGETSETITTDDLLECLLHPEVIARVAELLLDKQRTPSLQQ is encoded by the exons ATGGCCGCCCACACCCCAGCCTTCAGTCCAGATCAGGCCCAGAGGATTGTAGGTCACTTGCAGGAGCCTGCTGTCTTCTTGAACATGACACACGGCTGGCCTGTCCTCCACTGGACTGCAGAAAACCTGTGCGAACGTCTCGGGGACAGAAGCGTTCGCTTCCGACTGGGGAGAAAAGGCGAGACTAACG TGCCGCTCTTTGAAACCCAGTGTGCTTACATTGAAGCAAAGATGGCTCACTTTCTGAGTTGGGTCAAAGGTGAGGACGGGGAGGATGTGGGTCCTTTCTGTGACTACTCCTCGTCAGAGTATTGGGCCTATGCTGACTACAAGTACATCGCCATGCTCTTTGCAGATCAGCCGTCCATGTTTGAG GATGTAAAGTGGGAGGTGTTTGGGTTCGAGGGGCGGAACGGACAGGAAAGCACCTTATGGATCGGCTCAGATGGGGCCAACACACCATGCCACCTGGACTCTTACGGCTGTAACCTGGTCCTGCAGGTACAAGGACG GAAGCGTTGGCACCTGTTCCCACCAGAGGACACGTCCAAACTATACCCGACCAGGATCCCCTACGAGGAGTCCAGTGTCTTCAGCCGCGTGGACGTCCTGCATCCTGACCTGAAGAGGTTCCCTGCATTTAGGAGCGCCAGGGCCCACACAGTCACCCTGCAGCCTGGGCAG GTTCTATACGTGCCCAGACACTGGTGGCACTACGTGGAGTCGGTGGACGCCATCACCGTCAGTGTCAACTCCTGGATTGAACTC GAGGACGACTATGCGGCGCGAGTAGGCGAGGCCGTCACGAAGACGGTGGTGTGCGCCCTGAAGAGCGATGAGAACACAGACGACTGGCTCAACCCCACTGAG GAAGGTGTGACATCCCATAATGACAACATGCACTACATCAACCTGGCAGTCCAGGCCTACGCTCAGCGACGGAGGACAAACCAAGTGAACTCTGACACTCACGCAGCCAAGAGGGACTCAAGTGGACAAATCAGACGGCGTGATCGCGACGCTGTACCCTTCGGGCCGTGTCTACTTCCCGTACGCCACCTGCCCGTAGAACACGGCGGAGCGGGTCCTTATGCGCAAGGAGACCACAATGGGGAGACATCAGAGACAATCACCACAGACGACCTGCTGGAGTGTCTGCTGCATCCTGAGGTCATCGCCAGGGTCGCCGAGCTCCTGCTAGACAAGCAGAGAACTCCATCACTACAGCAATAA